A DNA window from Haliovirga abyssi contains the following coding sequences:
- a CDS encoding TIGR02679 domain-containing protein, translating to MTKEQELVKYLKSKKDLRKILIIIKNKYESFGKFLGKIKKEKLSRAEKSALSEITGENYEIGKKTILIENIIKSFNNMNFSNDNFKLALEIYFNENIIYKKDKMENYEKQREKFFVDLYEWYAETVGGEFLKFLIEGNKGNNILIKEYNKFEKENNLNEFEIIIERIIKGLNNLPIIKKEYKLLAIFASDISKDPHFFDNKNFAGKLLLYGISYYLNKKYPTNAEERIEMYIEAGIITDDISNSVAISGLEAEIAKGRHTGWREFYNNGEYFIMPMTGITKLKKIISNYNYLIIVENPAVFIEIFNYFKVEYNIIIPMICGYGNIKSSALFLMDLAVKSDIKLIYSGDLDPEGLIIADKLKKRYNKNIKLIGYNRENYIKNLSDEKIKDTSMKKLNKIEDLELKKISEILKEVGGKSFQEKFINVIIKDVMNILKID from the coding sequence ATGACTAAAGAGCAGGAATTAGTGAAATATTTAAAATCTAAAAAAGATTTAAGAAAAATTTTAATAATTATTAAAAATAAATATGAGTCATTTGGAAAATTTTTAGGAAAAATAAAAAAAGAAAAACTGTCAAGAGCTGAGAAATCAGCTCTTTCTGAAATTACAGGAGAAAATTACGAGATAGGTAAAAAAACAATTTTAATAGAAAATATAATAAAAAGTTTTAATAATATGAACTTTTCAAATGATAATTTTAAATTGGCTTTAGAAATTTATTTTAATGAAAATATTATATACAAAAAAGATAAAATGGAAAATTATGAAAAACAAAGAGAAAAGTTTTTTGTCGACTTATATGAATGGTATGCAGAAACAGTAGGCGGAGAATTTTTAAAATTTTTAATTGAAGGAAATAAAGGGAATAATATTTTAATAAAAGAATATAATAAATTTGAAAAAGAAAATAATCTTAATGAATTTGAAATTATAATAGAAAGAATAATAAAAGGTCTAAATAATTTACCTATAATCAAAAAAGAGTATAAACTTTTAGCAATATTTGCATCAGATATATCAAAAGACCCACACTTTTTTGACAATAAAAATTTTGCTGGAAAGTTACTTTTATATGGAATATCATATTATTTAAATAAGAAATATCCAACAAATGCGGAAGAGAGAATTGAAATGTATATTGAAGCAGGTATAATTACAGATGACATTTCAAATAGCGTGGCAATATCAGGATTAGAAGCAGAAATAGCAAAAGGAAGGCACACTGGCTGGAGAGAATTTTATAATAATGGCGAATATTTTATTATGCCTATGACAGGAATTACAAAATTAAAAAAAATTATTTCTAACTATAATTATTTGATTATAGTTGAGAATCCAGCTGTATTTATAGAGATATTTAACTATTTTAAAGTTGAATATAATATTATTATTCCTATGATTTGTGGATATGGTAATATAAAATCATCAGCACTATTTTTAATGGATTTAGCAGTTAAAAGCGACATAAAACTTATATATTCTGGAGATTTAGATCCAGAAGGATTGATTATAGCAGATAAATTAAAAAAACGTTATAATAAAAATATTAAATTAATTGGATATAACAGAGAAAATTACATAAAAAATTTATCAGATGAGAAGATAAAAGATACAAGTATGAAAAAATTAAATAAAATTGAAGATTTAGAGTTAAAAAAAATATCAGAAATTTTAAAAGAAGTTGGTGGAAAATCTTTTCAAGAAAAATTTATTAATGTTATAATTAAAGATGTGATGAATATATTAAAAATTGATTAG